A window from uncultured Desulfobacter sp. encodes these proteins:
- a CDS encoding lysophospholipid acyltransferase family protein: protein MSYSKTLLNKIFSAVLISFIGVSSVLFFCVACVLRFCTAPFDPRRIVSNVFSAFWASVYIWAMPPWSVKIIGREKLDIRKNYVFVSNHQSQLDILVLYRLLFPYRWVSKDAVFRLPFIGWNMALNNGDIKLKRGDKDSIKAMMAECEALLKKKISIFFFPEGTRSKDGCIGRFKPGAFILAKNTGVDIQPIAISNTNKALPKYSLTFQGHTEMTVKVLDAIPFSRFKDMDPGKIAEMTRNFIAGHVEDCRESV, encoded by the coding sequence ATGAGTTATAGTAAGACGCTGTTAAATAAAATTTTTTCAGCCGTACTTATTTCATTTATCGGTGTTTCCTCGGTCTTGTTTTTTTGTGTGGCCTGTGTATTGCGCTTTTGCACAGCACCCTTTGATCCGCGAAGAATTGTCTCGAACGTGTTCAGCGCGTTTTGGGCCTCGGTGTATATTTGGGCCATGCCGCCCTGGTCCGTAAAAATTATAGGCCGGGAAAAGCTTGATATCCGCAAAAATTATGTCTTTGTGTCCAATCATCAAAGCCAGCTGGATATCCTTGTGCTTTACCGGCTGCTGTTTCCCTATCGGTGGGTGTCCAAGGATGCGGTTTTCAGGCTGCCGTTCATTGGGTGGAATATGGCCCTGAACAATGGGGATATTAAACTGAAGCGCGGTGATAAAGACAGTATCAAGGCCATGATGGCCGAGTGTGAAGCACTATTGAAGAAAAAAATTTCTATTTTTTTCTTCCCCGAGGGTACAAGATCCAAGGATGGGTGTATCGGCAGATTTAAACCCGGGGCATTTATCCTTGCTAAAAACACCGGTGTTGACATCCAGCCCATTGCCATCAGCAATACCAACAAGGCGTTGCCTAAATATTCGCTGACCTTTCAGGGGCATACGGAAATGACGGTAAAGGTTCTGGATGCCATTCCCTTTTCCCGGTTCAAGGATATGGATCCTGGCAAAATTGCCGAGATGACAAGGAATTTCATTGCCGGGCATGTTGAAGATTGTCGGGAATCGGTCTGA
- the map gene encoding type I methionyl aminopeptidase: MKIKSTSTRPNEACPCGSGKKFKNCCRNKKTEISLTDKYKNKYDIILKTPEQVDGIRKCGELLLAIMDGVEKMIRPGLKTDNINTYVHEETIKAGAVPAPLNYRGFPKSVCVSINDVICHGIPGERVLEDGDIVNVDITPILGGYYADANKTFFVGTPGRDAQKIVAVAAESLRLGIEQVRPGATMGDIGHAIQKYAEGQGCSVVREFVGHGVGIDFHEQPQVLHFGRPGTGVTLVPGMVFTIEPMVNLGKKELHVLEDRWTAVTSDGSLSAQFEQTILVTEDGFESLTPYEL, translated from the coding sequence ATGAAAATTAAATCAACGAGCACTCGGCCCAATGAAGCGTGCCCATGCGGCAGCGGAAAAAAATTTAAAAATTGCTGCAGAAATAAAAAAACTGAAATTTCTTTGACGGATAAATACAAAAATAAGTATGACATCATCCTGAAGACGCCCGAACAGGTTGACGGCATCAGAAAATGCGGGGAACTGCTTTTGGCCATCATGGACGGGGTTGAAAAGATGATCCGGCCGGGTTTAAAGACCGATAATATTAATACCTATGTCCATGAAGAGACCATTAAAGCAGGGGCTGTGCCTGCACCGCTTAATTACAGGGGCTTTCCAAAAAGTGTCTGTGTCTCCATCAATGATGTGATCTGCCACGGCATACCCGGTGAGCGTGTGCTCGAGGACGGGGATATCGTCAACGTTGATATTACACCTATTCTGGGCGGCTACTATGCCGATGCCAATAAAACTTTTTTTGTGGGTACGCCCGGACGCGATGCCCAGAAAATTGTGGCTGTGGCTGCTGAAAGTCTTCGGCTGGGCATAGAACAGGTCAGACCCGGGGCCACCATGGGGGATATCGGGCATGCCATTCAAAAGTATGCCGAAGGGCAGGGGTGTTCTGTTGTCCGGGAGTTTGTGGGTCATGGTGTGGGCATTGATTTCCATGAACAGCCCCAGGTCCTTCATTTCGGACGGCCCGGTACCGGTGTGACCCTTGTTCCCGGCATGGTGTTCACCATCGAACCCATGGTTAATTTAGGTAAAAAAGAGCTGCATGTGCTTGAAGACCGGTGGACCGCCGTGACCAGCGACGGCTCTTTATCCGCCCAGTTTGAGCAGACCATCCTTGTAACCGAAGACGGGTTCGAGAGTTTAACTCCTTATGAGTTATAG
- the miaB gene encoding tRNA (N6-isopentenyl adenosine(37)-C2)-methylthiotransferase MiaB translates to MSQDKPKAYVNTIGCQMNVYDSQILAGLLKKAGYEQTHDPDLADLVLCNTCAIRHKAQEKAYSFLGRFAGTRVKGVRPLTIMAGCVAQKEKEKAFVRLPYLDLVLGTQAFGRFETHLNALISGETRIVDIEPSDDIFEGFDKDAPVNLSPGKAPVSRFVTIMQGCENFCTYCVVPYVRGKEKSREPSAIVEEIEGLAATGVREITLLGQNVNSYAGNDGTVSFADLLGLVSKVDGIERIRFATSHPKDLSPDLIEAMRDIDKVCNHLHLPVQSGSNEVLKRMNRKYDRETYFSRISALRQACPDIALSTDIIVGFPGETQADFQQTIDLLETVQFDAVFAFAYSARSFTPAAKFSDQLDEQTKRDRLNALLDFQEAITEKKNNAFVGKKVTVLVEGDSPKPRDGFVKKNENTRQMFGRSDANKIVHFASDQAAIGDLVTLEIINAYPHSLWGEVCESD, encoded by the coding sequence TTGAGCCAAGATAAGCCAAAAGCCTATGTAAACACCATCGGGTGCCAGATGAATGTGTATGACTCCCAGATACTGGCGGGCCTTTTGAAAAAAGCAGGGTATGAACAAACCCATGATCCTGATCTGGCGGACCTGGTGTTGTGTAATACCTGCGCCATCCGCCATAAGGCCCAGGAAAAAGCCTACAGCTTTCTAGGGCGTTTTGCAGGCACACGGGTGAAAGGCGTGCGGCCGCTGACCATCATGGCCGGCTGTGTGGCACAAAAGGAAAAGGAAAAAGCCTTTGTCCGCCTGCCGTATCTTGATCTGGTGTTGGGTACCCAGGCCTTCGGCCGTTTTGAAACCCATCTTAATGCCCTGATTTCCGGTGAGACCCGCATTGTTGACATTGAACCCAGCGATGATATTTTCGAAGGCTTTGACAAGGATGCTCCTGTCAACCTATCGCCTGGAAAAGCGCCCGTCTCGCGCTTTGTGACCATTATGCAAGGGTGTGAAAATTTTTGCACCTATTGTGTGGTGCCCTATGTCCGGGGAAAGGAAAAAAGCCGGGAGCCCTCTGCCATTGTGGAGGAGATTGAAGGTCTGGCCGCCACCGGTGTCCGTGAAATTACCCTGCTGGGTCAGAATGTCAATTCCTATGCCGGTAATGACGGCACGGTCAGTTTTGCGGATCTGCTGGGTCTTGTCAGCAAAGTGGACGGGATTGAACGTATCCGTTTTGCCACCTCACATCCCAAGGATTTATCCCCAGACTTGATTGAGGCCATGCGGGATATTGATAAGGTATGTAACCATCTTCATCTGCCCGTTCAGTCCGGTTCAAACGAGGTTTTAAAGCGAATGAACCGCAAATACGACCGGGAGACCTATTTTTCAAGAATTTCTGCTTTGAGACAGGCCTGCCCGGACATTGCCCTGTCTACGGATATTATTGTGGGGTTCCCCGGAGAAACCCAAGCTGATTTCCAACAGACCATAGATTTGCTTGAGACCGTGCAATTTGATGCGGTGTTTGCCTTTGCCTATTCAGCAAGATCGTTTACGCCGGCAGCCAAGTTTTCAGACCAGCTGGATGAACAGACCAAGCGGGACCGGCTCAACGCACTGCTTGATTTCCAGGAAGCGATTACAGAAAAGAAAAATAACGCCTTTGTTGGGAAGAAAGTGACGGTGCTGGTGGAAGGTGACAGCCCTAAACCCAGAGACGGATTTGTAAAGAAAAATGAAAATACCAGACAGATGTTCGGCCGCAGCGATGCAAATAAAATTGTTCATTTTGCATCTGACCAGGCAGCCATCGGTGATCTGGTTACACTTGAAATTATTAACGCATACCCCCATTCCCTCTGGGGGGAGGTCTGCGAAAGCGATTAA
- a CDS encoding DUF4911 domain-containing protein, whose amino-acid sequence MDKTKIGFIRFIFEAYEGLAVVTTLEPGTGHIRLAMPPDRQDEVNLVTQALKKDFYFEPR is encoded by the coding sequence GTGGATAAAACAAAAATCGGATTTATCCGATTTATTTTTGAAGCCTATGAAGGTTTAGCCGTTGTCACAACATTGGAGCCCGGAACCGGCCATATCCGGCTTGCCATGCCCCCTGACCGGCAGGACGAGGTGAATTTGGTCACGCAAGCGTTAAAAAAGGATTTTTATTTTGAGCCAAGATAA
- the recJ gene encoding single-stranded-DNA-specific exonuclease RecJ, whose translation MKITLTYATPDKEVVQTLQTTLGCHPVIAGLLADKGITTADEANFFLNPDYSRLSSPFALKDMDKAVKRIYTAIRNKEKILIFGDFDADGVTATAMLYQFLGLVEADLSWYVPHRTKEGYSLQLPHIEMAVSMDVDLIITVDCGISSHEAVEAAGKEDIDIIITDHHEPDTTIPNAVAVVNPKQADCKAGLDYLAGVGVAFYLIMGLRKLFRDNGIWEQFAEPNLSEYLDLFTIGTIGDMVPLVDDNRVLCMAGIKRIRMGRRPALVSMARTSRVDVDKLDSDDISFKIVPRLNAAGRISHARICVSHLTCPAPAQTETTAVLLDELNRKRQLIEKEIVQEIERRIADNPSILDNRLIVLWDSEWEASVLGIAASRLARKHGCPVVLLNSKEEIAKGSCRSVNQINIHQILSEIRDVLDSFGGHAMAAGLSVRKENLARLKPALAKALSLTCTEKDFHPVQKIDAVIEITDITPELVHQIDMLRPFGTGNPEPVFLMANLWVTSSFIIGGCHRKMTLTDQGREHQVEALHFNLSDTTCLPEFFSKLIVKLKVDRFKTDRVQVIVQDW comes from the coding sequence ATGAAGATTACGCTTACATATGCAACCCCGGACAAAGAAGTCGTTCAAACACTTCAAACGACCCTTGGCTGCCATCCTGTTATTGCTGGACTGCTGGCGGACAAAGGGATCACAACCGCAGATGAAGCAAATTTTTTTCTCAATCCCGATTATTCCAGACTGAGCAGTCCCTTTGCTTTAAAGGATATGGACAAGGCGGTTAAACGTATTTACACGGCGATCCGCAACAAAGAAAAAATTCTTATTTTTGGTGATTTTGATGCGGACGGCGTTACGGCCACCGCCATGCTCTACCAATTTCTCGGTCTTGTGGAAGCGGATCTGTCCTGGTATGTGCCCCACCGGACCAAGGAGGGCTACAGCCTTCAATTGCCGCACATTGAGATGGCCGTCTCCATGGATGTGGACCTGATCATCACCGTGGACTGCGGCATCAGCTCCCATGAAGCGGTTGAGGCGGCAGGCAAAGAAGACATTGACATTATCATCACCGACCACCATGAACCGGACACAACGATCCCCAACGCCGTTGCCGTGGTCAATCCCAAACAGGCGGACTGTAAGGCAGGGCTCGACTATCTTGCGGGCGTAGGTGTGGCATTTTACCTGATTATGGGCCTGCGCAAACTATTCAGGGACAACGGGATCTGGGAGCAATTTGCCGAACCCAATTTATCCGAATATCTGGACCTGTTCACCATCGGCACCATCGGTGATATGGTTCCCCTGGTGGACGACAACCGGGTGCTGTGCATGGCAGGCATAAAACGCATCCGCATGGGCCGCCGTCCCGCCCTTGTCTCCATGGCCCGGACCTCGAGGGTTGACGTGGATAAGCTGGACTCCGATGATATTTCATTTAAAATTGTACCACGGCTGAATGCAGCGGGCCGCATATCCCATGCACGAATATGTGTGTCCCATTTAACCTGCCCTGCCCCGGCCCAGACCGAAACCACGGCGGTGCTTCTTGATGAACTGAACAGAAAACGCCAGCTTATTGAAAAAGAGATTGTCCAAGAGATTGAACGGCGTATTGCCGACAATCCATCCATACTTGACAACCGGCTTATTGTATTGTGGGACAGCGAATGGGAGGCATCGGTTCTGGGTATTGCCGCATCAAGACTTGCCCGCAAGCATGGTTGCCCGGTGGTGCTGCTGAACTCAAAAGAGGAGATTGCAAAAGGGTCATGCCGAAGTGTCAACCAGATCAACATACACCAGATCTTATCTGAAATCCGGGATGTACTGGACAGCTTTGGCGGACATGCCATGGCAGCCGGACTGTCGGTCAGAAAAGAAAACCTGGCCCGGCTGAAACCTGCGTTGGCAAAAGCGCTTTCTTTGACCTGCACAGAAAAAGACTTTCACCCGGTCCAGAAAATTGATGCCGTCATTGAAATTACGGATATTACCCCGGAACTTGTCCACCAAATTGATATGCTTCGCCCATTCGGCACCGGCAACCCGGAACCTGTTTTTCTCATGGCAAACCTCTGGGTGACCTCTTCTTTCATCATTGGCGGATGCCATCGAAAAATGACGCTGACGGATCAAGGCCGGGAACACCAGGTAGAGGCATTGCACTTCAACCTGTCCGACACGACCTGTCTGCCGGAATTTTTCTCTAAACTGATCGTAAAACTTAAGGTAGACAGATTTAAGACTGATCGCGTTCAGGTTATTGTTCAGGATTGGTGA
- a CDS encoding response regulator, translating into MKKAKVLIVDDSKSALFAVKALLSPAGIHTVTASDGFQGQEALRSEPFDLVITDVDMPNMSGLDFCQWIKSNPETAHIPVIVLSSLDTDIDIENGFKVGADAYVPKRLANKELIPRIESVMNTCTFVKDKTILVAEDSLTIQAVAKQGLEDAGFNVVLADDGQHVLDIIDDVVPDILLTDLNMPRMGGDELCRRLFNMTRYKFLPIVVMSSLGDKPMMRRLIRDGVTAFIIKPFNVDMLVVTIEKLLSDHFQRMLEERERLVLEQKLTVGSIASLINALEARDKYTSGHSESVTRLSIAIGRELGFSDMELNRLQIAASLHDLGKIGVRDNVLLKPGKLTQDEFEHIQTHTIVVQDILKPLPGMDDVLIAASSHHERWDGTGYPNGLKGEDIPLIGRIIAVADVFDALTSDRPYRDGMHMEEALQIISDGIESHFCPRVGAAFFSYMETLKNGNLT; encoded by the coding sequence ATGAAAAAAGCCAAAGTGCTGATTGTTGACGATTCAAAGTCGGCTCTTTTTGCGGTGAAAGCATTGTTGAGTCCTGCAGGGATTCATACGGTAACGGCGTCCGACGGATTTCAAGGTCAGGAAGCCCTTAGATCAGAACCTTTTGATCTTGTTATTACGGATGTGGATATGCCGAACATGTCCGGATTGGACTTTTGCCAATGGATTAAGTCCAATCCGGAAACCGCACATATTCCGGTAATTGTTCTAAGCTCTTTGGATACAGACATCGATATTGAAAACGGTTTCAAGGTCGGGGCAGACGCATATGTACCCAAACGCCTGGCAAACAAAGAGCTTATTCCACGCATTGAAAGCGTGATGAATACCTGTACCTTTGTCAAGGATAAGACCATCCTGGTGGCCGAAGACAGCCTAACCATTCAGGCGGTTGCCAAACAGGGGCTTGAAGATGCTGGGTTCAATGTGGTGCTTGCTGATGACGGACAGCATGTCCTTGACATTATTGATGATGTTGTGCCTGATATTTTACTCACGGACTTGAACATGCCCCGGATGGGTGGGGATGAACTTTGCCGCAGGCTCTTCAATATGACCCGGTATAAATTTCTTCCCATTGTGGTGATGAGTTCCCTTGGCGATAAACCCATGATGAGGCGTCTAATTAGGGACGGGGTCACGGCCTTTATTATTAAGCCGTTTAACGTGGACATGCTGGTTGTTACCATCGAAAAGCTTCTTTCCGATCATTTCCAGCGCATGCTCGAAGAAAGAGAGCGACTTGTGCTTGAACAAAAGTTAACTGTTGGCTCCATTGCAAGTCTTATCAACGCGTTGGAGGCCCGGGATAAATACACCAGTGGCCATTCCGAATCCGTTACCCGGCTTTCTATCGCTATTGGCAGGGAATTGGGTTTTTCAGATATGGAACTGAACCGTCTTCAGATTGCCGCAAGCCTCCATGATTTAGGCAAGATCGGCGTCCGTGACAATGTACTGCTCAAGCCGGGGAAACTGACCCAGGACGAATTTGAGCACATTCAAACCCATACCATTGTTGTTCAGGATATCCTTAAACCGCTGCCCGGCATGGATGATGTGCTTATTGCAGCATCTTCACACCACGAACGCTGGGACGGCACAGGTTATCCCAATGGGCTCAAGGGAGAAGATATACCTCTAATTGGAAGAATTATTGCTGTTGCCGACGTCTTTGATGCATTGACCAGTGACAGGCCATATCGTGACGGAATGCACATGGAGGAGGCGCTCCAGATCATTTCTGACGGCATTGAGTCCCATTTTTGCCCAAGGGTTGGTGCGGCTTTTTTCAGCTATATGGAAACTTTAAAAAACGGCAATCTCACCTGA
- a CDS encoding serine protein kinase PrkA, translating to MDTKTSSVDSDAAGSVIQALDFLDQNIKDYQRHKPVAFQEFLRLLNANPSGILRNIFQSFHDMIKKHVTEIENDIDHSAVTQYDTGTLFMEGSDTPYFPDMLFTNRFMKQMDYLRHGNQQNRIYVFYGPHGCGKSTFLNNLLEKFEQYANTQEGLRYEVVWRLDVKKLKGPEPSLMRLSSFEKLIQYIDSDSIEAKPGTDPNQMAFEGPEPEFIEIPCLCHDNPFLVIPKEQRRAVLDELIKNDEFKWKLFTEKQYEWVFKDEVCTVCASIYQSLLERLGKPAKVFEMLYARPYYFNRRLGNGISVFNPGDRPLRRNVILNQMLQGRINALFQDSNVINYIYSSYAKIHNGIYALMDIKSHNVERMVELHNIISEAIHKVENVEEHVEALFFALMNPEDKQNLKDFPSFEDRIQYIDIPYVLDVTTEVKIYLNIFGRHVESGFLPMVLENFARIIICTRIGKKSIALEQWIKDPKKYLNFCDEGLILLLMEIFRGSIPTWLDDEDTKALDKKMMKKIIVESEEYGKKGLSGRDSIKIFDRFYSKFVKEDRLISMPDLCSFFNKLEEPIRQMIPQGFLSSILRMYDYSILQQVKECLYYYNEEQIAKDIKNYISAVTNEIGSVVDCIFTKEELHVTEAFLETIEIRLLSESADEKRRQEMRMDVLKQYTGFTLSHEIMIEGKNIEQTRLFQSLHERYVHNLKKRVLEPFIDNVNFRQAIKDFDTEDFKTHDKRIKRDVTFLIDNLVSKFEYSQQGANEICIYVIDNDLANKFKDT from the coding sequence ATGGATACCAAAACCAGTTCTGTGGATTCCGATGCAGCTGGGTCCGTAATCCAGGCCCTGGATTTTTTAGATCAGAACATTAAGGATTACCAGCGGCACAAGCCCGTCGCTTTCCAGGAATTTTTACGGCTGTTAAATGCCAATCCCTCCGGTATTTTAAGAAACATTTTTCAGTCCTTTCATGACATGATTAAAAAGCATGTCACTGAAATTGAAAACGATATAGATCATTCTGCCGTTACCCAATATGATACCGGCACCCTTTTCATGGAAGGATCCGATACGCCCTATTTTCCGGATATGCTGTTTACCAACAGGTTTATGAAACAGATGGATTATCTGCGCCACGGGAACCAGCAGAACCGGATCTATGTATTTTACGGTCCCCACGGATGTGGAAAATCTACGTTTTTAAATAATCTTCTAGAAAAATTTGAACAGTATGCCAATACCCAAGAGGGTTTGCGTTACGAAGTGGTATGGCGTCTGGATGTTAAGAAGCTTAAGGGGCCTGAACCCTCTTTGATGCGTTTATCTTCCTTTGAAAAATTGATCCAGTATATTGACAGTGATTCCATCGAAGCAAAGCCAGGGACGGATCCAAATCAGATGGCCTTTGAGGGGCCTGAGCCCGAATTTATTGAAATCCCCTGTCTGTGTCATGACAATCCCTTCCTGGTCATTCCCAAAGAACAGAGACGCGCTGTCCTGGACGAATTGATCAAAAACGATGAATTTAAATGGAAGCTGTTCACGGAGAAGCAGTATGAATGGGTATTTAAAGATGAGGTCTGCACGGTTTGCGCTTCCATTTATCAAAGCCTTTTGGAACGCTTAGGCAAACCTGCCAAGGTGTTTGAGATGCTCTATGCCAGGCCCTATTATTTTAACCGCAGGCTGGGCAACGGAATCTCTGTTTTCAACCCCGGGGACAGACCGCTTCGCAGAAACGTTATTCTCAACCAGATGCTCCAGGGCCGGATAAATGCACTGTTTCAGGATTCCAACGTTATTAATTATATTTATTCCTCCTACGCAAAAATCCATAACGGCATTTATGCACTGATGGATATTAAGTCCCACAATGTGGAGCGCATGGTGGAGCTTCACAATATTATTTCAGAGGCCATTCACAAGGTCGAGAATGTGGAGGAGCATGTGGAGGCCCTGTTTTTTGCCCTCATGAATCCCGAGGATAAGCAAAATCTTAAAGATTTTCCCTCTTTTGAAGATCGTATCCAGTATATCGATATCCCATACGTCCTTGATGTGACCACAGAGGTTAAAATCTATTTGAACATTTTTGGCCGCCATGTTGAAAGCGGCTTTTTGCCGATGGTGCTTGAAAATTTTGCAAGGATCATCATCTGCACCCGGATCGGAAAAAAATCCATTGCTTTGGAACAATGGATAAAAGATCCGAAAAAATACCTGAACTTCTGCGATGAGGGGCTTATCCTGCTGCTCATGGAGATTTTCAGAGGCAGCATTCCTACCTGGCTTGATGACGAGGATACAAAGGCCCTTGATAAAAAGATGATGAAAAAAATCATTGTCGAGTCCGAAGAGTATGGAAAAAAGGGATTATCCGGCCGGGATTCCATTAAAATTTTTGACCGGTTTTACTCAAAATTTGTCAAGGAAGACAGGCTTATCAGCATGCCTGACCTATGTTCGTTTTTCAATAAACTTGAAGAGCCCATACGCCAGATGATTCCCCAGGGTTTTTTGTCTTCGATTTTAAGAATGTATGACTATTCCATTCTTCAGCAGGTAAAAGAGTGCCTATACTATTATAATGAGGAGCAAATCGCCAAGGATATCAAAAATTATATCTCGGCAGTGACCAATGAAATCGGCTCGGTGGTGGACTGTATTTTTACCAAAGAAGAGCTTCATGTCACCGAAGCATTTCTTGAAACCATTGAAATCAGGCTTTTGTCTGAAAGTGCCGATGAAAAACGGCGCCAGGAAATGCGTATGGACGTATTAAAGCAATATACGGGATTTACGCTTTCCCATGAAATAATGATTGAAGGAAAGAACATTGAGCAGACCCGGCTGTTTCAAAGCCTTCATGAACGCTATGTACATAATTTGAAAAAACGAGTGCTGGAACCCTTCATTGATAATGTAAATTTCAGGCAGGCCATAAAGGATTTTGATACCGAAGATTTTAAAACCCATGACAAACGCATTAAAAGAGATGTGACATTTCTTATTGATAATTTGGTCAGTAAATTTGAGTACTCACAGCAGGGCGCCAATGAGATCTGCATTTATGTGATTGATAATGATTTGGCTAATAAATTCAAGGATACTTGA
- a CDS encoding SpoVR family protein encodes MELVSQHVKKIMEECKVRARDEGLKFDDETLEYIVTNRDMIELSPKIMIPTLYDYWVHDVRVLSGKGMYEAYPSNPYETVINTRPAISYYNDNNPDWLNVMIFYHVLAHIDFFQNNLFFVNTWDIDLTGQALADKRLITQLRSEKGRRWVDYVIEFARGMDNLVGYHKALDGILRTRNQPAVRLSRQDYYFDVFLQKVKKVSHHTYLKEIERFNQCKGNIAQFFEPVLSQYPEFEQMYQKVKTGKQKPVLDIMEYIIRHSPFLRAQENQWMKSVIQIVRDTSLYFQPQIRTKIMNEGWASYWHEYLFMKDERIRGHEADFAKVNAMVTSLPKVGFNPYALGLRLFEHIENMQDRGCYSLEYFRLKDEKNRKDFDKGKKDGHDFIFKVRENMNDFTFINTFVDQEFLDHYKLFVTGKRFNRERMTWQYYIKSKRAQDYKNMVIDTLYHPPVIRINEEKTQSGHLYLVHEFEDKPLKADFIENTMIGIEFLWGGPVYLETSIPVGKEQEKAPPTHFLDPSAGGGGTQAAPVMREIIKWQRVCYIMDKRKLNRREVA; translated from the coding sequence ATGGAACTTGTCAGTCAGCATGTTAAAAAAATTATGGAAGAGTGCAAGGTCAGAGCCAGGGATGAAGGCCTGAAATTTGATGATGAGACCCTTGAATATATCGTTACCAACCGGGACATGATTGAGTTGTCACCCAAGATCATGATTCCCACCCTCTATGACTACTGGGTTCATGATGTCAGGGTGTTATCTGGAAAAGGCATGTATGAAGCGTATCCTTCCAATCCTTATGAAACGGTGATCAACACCCGGCCGGCCATTTCCTATTACAACGATAATAACCCGGACTGGCTCAATGTGATGATTTTTTATCATGTGCTGGCCCACATTGATTTTTTTCAGAATAATTTATTTTTTGTAAATACCTGGGACATTGATCTGACCGGTCAAGCCCTTGCCGATAAGCGCCTGATTACGCAGCTCAGAAGCGAAAAAGGCAGGCGCTGGGTGGATTATGTGATTGAGTTTGCCCGGGGGATGGACAACCTGGTGGGCTATCACAAAGCCCTGGACGGTATATTGAGGACCCGTAATCAGCCGGCTGTAAGGCTATCCAGGCAGGATTACTATTTTGATGTTTTTTTGCAGAAAGTAAAAAAAGTGTCCCACCATACCTATCTTAAGGAAATTGAAAGGTTTAATCAGTGTAAAGGTAACATTGCCCAATTTTTTGAACCGGTCCTTTCCCAGTATCCTGAGTTTGAACAGATGTATCAAAAGGTGAAAACGGGCAAGCAAAAGCCTGTCCTGGACATTATGGAGTATATTATCCGGCATTCGCCTTTTTTGCGGGCCCAGGAGAACCAGTGGATGAAATCGGTGATCCAGATTGTGCGCGATACCTCATTGTACTTTCAGCCCCAGATCCGCACAAAAATTATGAATGAAGGGTGGGCCAGTTACTGGCACGAATATCTGTTCATGAAAGATGAACGCATCCGTGGCCATGAAGCGGATTTTGCAAAGGTCAATGCCATGGTGACATCCCTGCCCAAGGTTGGATTCAACCCTTATGCCCTGGGACTGCGCCTGTTTGAACATATTGAAAATATGCAGGACAGAGGCTGCTATTCCCTTGAGTATTTCCGCCTTAAAGATGAAAAAAACAGGAAAGACTTCGATAAAGGAAAAAAGGACGGCCATGATTTTATTTTTAAAGTCCGGGAGAATATGAATGATTTCACCTTTATCAATACATTTGTGGACCAGGAATTTTTAGACCATTACAAGCTGTTTGTCACAGGCAAGCGATTTAACAGAGAGCGCATGACCTGGCAGTATTACATCAAATCAAAAAGAGCCCAAGATTATAAAAATATGGTCATCGACACCCTGTATCATCCACCGGTGATACGCATTAATGAAGAAAAAACCCAAAGCGGCCATCTCTACCTTGTCCATGAATTTGAAGACAAGCCCCTTAAAGCAGATTTCATTGAAAATACCATGATCGGTATTGAGTTTTTATGGGGTGGCCCGGTGTACCTTGAAACCAGCATTCCTGTCGGAAAAGAACAGGAAAAGGCACCGCCGACCCATTTTCTGGACCCATCGGCAGGGGGGGGCGGGACCCAGGCGGCACCCGTGATGCGTGAAATAATTAAGTGGCAGCGGGTATGTTACATAATGGATAAACGGAAATTAAACAGACGGGAGGTGGCATGA